The DNA window CATTCGGGCATCGGGCCAGCCGAGCAGCTTCGCCAGCACGGCATCCCGGTGATCGTCGATTCCCCGGAGGTGGGCGAAAATCTCCAGGACCATCCGATGGTACCTGTCCGTGGTTATGTGACGGGTGATCTCGGCTATCAGGCAGCCGCGCATGGCCTTGGCAGCGTGAAGGCGGGCCTCCGCTATTTGGTGACCAAGGATGGCCCTGCGTCGGGCAATGGTATCGAGACGGTCTCCCACTGGAATCCGTCCGACTTCACCGCCGACCCCACGATCCAATGCTATCACGCTCCTATCATCGCGAACCAGGAACTCAGCCCGACGGGGGACCGCTCCGGCATTACCTTCGAACTCGTAGTGCTTCGGCCCAAGAGCCGTGGCTGGGTACGGTTGGCCGATAGCGACCCGACGTCGATGCCCCTCATCCACCCGAACTTCATCGGCGAGGAGGAAGACTTGAGGGCCGTCGTGGGTGCGGTACGCGCGATCCGCAAGGTTATGGCGCAGGAGTCGTTGGCGCCGGTGATCGAGGAAGAAATCGAGCCCGGGCTGCACATCCAGTCGGACGCCGAGATCGGTGAATGGGTAAAGCGTGCCGTGACGACAATGTGGCACCCGGTCGGCACGTGCCGGATGGGTCAGGACGCGCGAGCGGTAGTTGACGCGAGGCTCAGGGTCCGCGGGATCGAGCGCCTCCGGGTGATCGACGCCTCAATCATGCCGAACATCACCAGCGGCAATACCAACGCCCCGACACAGGCGCTCGCGCGGCACGCAACGGCGATGCTGGTCAAGGATCTGAAGCGGACCCAAGCAGTTCTCGTGTGAGCCAACGGTCAGCCGCTTCGCACAGCCGGGTGTCGGGCCCGGAAGTCGCACGTGGTCGAAAGGTGAACCGTCCGTTCGGGGACCCCTCCAGCGAGCTGCACGAACCGTACGACGTCAGAAACTTCGGTACGAGGACGTAACACAAGCTCGTGGGAGAGTAGACATGAACATCACCGGCAAGCGCGTCCTCATCACCGGCGGGTCAAGTGGAATCGGCCTTGCCCTGGCGCGGATACTGTTGGCGAAGGGAGCGAAAGTGGCGATCAGCGGACGCTGCCCGGAAGTCGTCGCCAAAGTTGTCGGATCCCTGCAAAGCGTTAGCGCCGAGGTCCACGGCATAGTGTCTGATGCCGTGACCATCCGAGGCCGCGACGCGAGGCTCGAGCAGGCTCTTGCCACCCTCGGCGGCCTGGATGTCCTTGTGCATTCTGCCGGCGGGATGCCGGGCGGTGGTCGCCTGGAGAACATGGA is part of the Rhizobium jaguaris genome and encodes:
- a CDS encoding GMC family oxidoreductase, with the protein product MSQETYDIVIVGAGAAGCVVASYLAEHTDASIALIEAGDTDRDPFIHIPAGFAKMLAHDRHVWKYETVPQHGTKRAYRSGKVLGGGSSINAMAYVRGQKGDYAAWQDAVGKTGKWSYEDLLPAFMAQEDNDTFHDEYHGINGGLAVQLPKGINKLNQYCLKAFQEYGIPYNPDYNGKSQIGVSPVQSTVGNQRRCSAVDAYLRPHLASGRVILLTGKTVVRILVENKRAVGVELLSKDPERIMAGEVVLSAGSVHSPTILMHSGIGPAEQLRQHGIPVIVDSPEVGENLQDHPMVPVRGYVTGDLGYQAAAHGLGSVKAGLRYLVTKDGPASGNGIETVSHWNPSDFTADPTIQCYHAPIIANQELSPTGDRSGITFELVVLRPKSRGWVRLADSDPTSMPLIHPNFIGEEEDLRAVVGAVRAIRKVMAQESLAPVIEEEIEPGLHIQSDAEIGEWVKRAVTTMWHPVGTCRMGQDARAVVDARLRVRGIERLRVIDASIMPNITSGNTNAPTQALARHATAMLVKDLKRTQAVLV